A DNA window from Fragaria vesca subsp. vesca linkage group LG3, FraVesHawaii_1.0, whole genome shotgun sequence contains the following coding sequences:
- the LOC101291315 gene encoding mitochondrial chaperone BCS1-like produces MDSLKNIPALISKWLSTCASMVVSLLLLFFPGFLKRWLSDPMTLQIDEYHGISSRNQLFGALELYLQNKISPSTRLLKIAQTRKDSIFSTHFSDNQEFEDVYEDIQLKWKFNIISKESNHHPSLASKRKQYFQLIFDLEQKEKVMNSYLPYVLETFKAMKEERKLIKLHTLVRVDPYKIRWDAINLEHPATFETLAMDLELKTSVLEDLEKFVKRKEFYQRVGRAWKRGYLLYGPPGTGKSSLVAAMANYLKFDIYDLQLTHLKSDMELRKALIATTNKSILVIEDIDCSQAELQDRNSGKGSRKNESEGQQITLSGLLNFTDGLWSSCGEERIFIFTTNHKSKLDPALLRSGRMDMHIHMSYCSYEGFKTLASNYLGVCDHPLFENIESLLKNTKITPAQIAEALMKSEDAEVALQGLITVLKEKRYKGDEYLDEGEGEHLTYFI; encoded by the exons ATGGATTCTCTGAAAAACATACCTGCTTTGATATCAAAATGGTTATCAACTTGCGCCTCTATGGTTGTGTCCTTGTTGCTTCTGTTCTTCCCTGGCTTCTTAAAACGTTGGTTATCTGATCCTATGACCTTACAAATTGATGAATACCATGGAATCAGTAGTCGAAATCAACTTTTCGGTGCTTTGGAGCTTTACTTGCAGAACAAGATCAGCCCCTCCACTAGACTCCTCAAAATTGCGCAAACTCGGAAAGATAGTATTTTCAGCACTCACTTTTCAGACAACCAAGAATTTGAGGATGTGTATGAAGATATTCAGCTCAAGTGGAAGTTCAATATCATATCTAAAGAGTCCAATCACCACCCTTCTTTGGCATCCAAGAGAAAGCAATACTTCCAGCTTATATTCGACTTGGAACAAAAGGAAAAGGTCATGAATTCTTACTTGCCTTATGTTTTGGAGACATTTAAGGCCATGAAGGAGGAAAGGAAGCTTATCAAGCTGCATACCCTTGTAAGGGTAGATCCTTATAAAATCAGATGGGATGCAATTAATCTCGAACACCCTGCAACATTTGAAACTTTAGCCATGGATCTGGAGCTGAAGACATCTGTTTTGGAGGATTTGGAAAAGTTTGTTAAGAGGAAAGAGTTTTATCAAAGAGTGGGAAGGGCTTGGAAGCGAGGGTATCTTTTATATGGTCCTCCAGGCACTGGTAAATCGTCACTTGTAGCTGCCATGGCTAATTACCTCAAGTTTGATATCTATGACTTGCAGCTCACACATTTGAAATCAGACATGGAATTGAGAAAAGCACTGATTGCAACAACAAATAAATCTATACTTGTGATTGAGGATATCGATTGTAGTCAGGCGGAGCTGCAAGATCGAAACTCTGGTAAGGGAAGTAGGAAAAATGAGTCAGAAGGCCAGCAG ATTACGCTGTCTGGACTACTAAACTTCACAGATGGCCTGTGGTCTAGTTGTGGAGAAGAAAGAATCTTCATATTCACTACCAATCACAAGAGCAAACTAGACCCTGCATTGCTGCGATCAGGACGAATGGACATGCACATCCACATGTCGTATTGCTCGTATGAGGGCTTCAAAACATTGGCCTCAAATTACCTGGGAGTCTGTGACCATCCCTTGTTTGAGAATATCGAAAGCCTACTGAAGAATACAAAGATCACTCCTGCCCAAATTGCTGAGGCGCTAATGAAGAGTGAGGATGCTGAAGTTGCACTCCAGGGTCTGATCACGGTGCTAAAGGAAAAGAGATACAAGGGGGATGAGTACCTAGATGAAGGTGAAGGGGAGCACTTGACATATTTCATCTAG
- the LOC101302819 gene encoding probable polygalacturonase-like has product MKSLLLGHLVLCFLLIGGCEGRKVPNLSQDKSDSESSFEYNAISCRAHSFSLTDFGAVGDGKTSNTKAFQAAINHLSQFSAQGGAQLYVPAGKYLTGSFNLTSHFTLYLHKEAVLLASQDPQEWPVLKPLPSYGRGRDAPEGRYASLLFGTNLTDVVITGDNGTIDGQGEFWWNKFHSKKLQYTRPYLIEVMFSSNVQISNLTLINSPSWNVHPIYSSDILVQGLTILAPVSSPNTDGVNPDSCTNVKIEDCYIVSGDDCVAVKSGWDQYGVSFGMPTKQLVIRRLTCVSPYSAAIALGSEMSGGIEDVRAEDIVAVETESGVRIKTAVGRGGYVRDVYVRRMEMHTMKWAFKMSGDYGSHADEGYDKNAFPEIKGIYYRDVVADNVTMAARLEGIEGHPFTGICMSNVTVVLAAKAKKQPWSCSDVKGVASGVTPMPCDLLQGDVVNGGCDFPVDVVPIDTVEMKRCSFDGRMKSPISSPSTSRVLQARLVRPLRTRIQLQVHQNHH; this is encoded by the coding sequence ATGAAATCTCTACTATTAGGACATCTTGTGCTCTGCTTCCTACTAATTGGAGGGTGCGAGGGCAGAAAAGTACCCAACCTCTCCCAGGACAAATCCGATTCCGAATCCTCCTTCGAGTACAATGCCATCAGCTGCAGAGCTCACAGCTTTTCGCTCACCGATTTCGGCGCAGTTGGAGACGGCAAGACATCAAACACAAAGGCCTTTCAAGCTGCAATCAACCACCTGAGCCAGTTCTCAGCCCAAGGCGGCGCTCAGCTTTACGTTCCGGCCGGGAAGTACTTAACCGGCAGCTTCAACCTCACCAGCCACTTCACCCTTTACCTCCATAAAGAAGCTGTCCTCCTCGCTTCTCAAGACCCCCAAGAATGGCCAGTCCTCAAACCACTCCCTTCTTACGGCAGAGGAAGGGACGCACCAGAAGGACGCTATGCCAGCCTCTTATTCGGAACCAACCTCACCGACGTCGTCATCACCGGAGACAACGGCACCATCGACGGCCAAGGTGAGTTCTGGTGGAACAAGTTCCATAGTAAAAAGTTACAGTACACACGCCCCTACCTCATTGAGGTCATGTTCTCCTCCAACGTGCAAATATCGAATCTCACTCTTATAAACTCTCCATCATGGAATGTACATCCCATTTACAGCAGCGATATACTAGTGCAAGGATTGACCATCTTAGCTCCGGTGAGCTCTCCCAACACAGATGGAGTTAACCCGGATTCATGCACAAATGTTAAGATAGAGGACTGCTACATTGTCTCAGGCGACGACTGTGTGGCGGTGAAGAGCGGCTGGGACCAGTACGGCGTGTCGTTTGGTATGCCAACCAAGCAACTAGTGATCAGAAGACTTACTTGTGTTTCTCCTTACAGTGCCGCCATTGCATTAGGGAGTGAGATGTCCGGAGGTATTGAAGATGTGAGGGCAGAAGACATCGTGGCCGTTGAGACCGAATCCGGGGTGAGGATCAAGACAGCTGTAGGGCGAGGAGGGTATGTGAGAGATGTGTACGTGAGGAGAATGGAAATGCACACTATGAAGTGGGCGTTTAAAATGAGTGGGGATTATGGGTCACATGCTGATGAGGGTTATGACAAGAATGCGTTTCCTGAGATCAAAGGGATTTATTATAGGGATGTGGTGGCTGATAATGTGACGATGGCTGCGAGGCTGGAGGGCATTGAAGGGCATCCGTTTACGGGGATTTGCATGTCGAATGTGACAGTTGTATTGGCTGCTAAGGCGAAGAAGCAGCCGTGGAGCTGTTCTGATGTTAAGGGGGTCGCTAGTGGCGTGACGCCGATGCCGTGTGATTTGCTACAGGGTGATGTTGTTAATGGGGGGTGTGATTTTCCTGTGGATGTGGTACCAATTGACACGGTGGAGATGAAAAGATGTAGTTTTGATGGTAGGATGAAGTCGCCTATTTCATCTCCTAGTACTTCTAGAGTCCTGCAAGCCCGTCTGGTGAGGCCCCTGAGGACAAGGATCCAGCTCCAAGTCCATCAGAACCACCATTAA
- the LOC101303104 gene encoding probable mitochondrial chaperone BCS1-B-like: protein MKWKYNSKSKKSNYSSIAGKKQFFELTFDVKHKEMVMDAYLPYVIETFKAMKDAEKIVKLHTLPRSDTYTMMRWSAINLEHPAAFETIAMDTKQKRLLLEDLDRFVKRKEFNQRVGRAWKRGYLLYGPPGTGKSSLIAAIANYLKFDIYDLQLTHLTSDVELRRVLLATTNKSILVIEDIDCSQLKLQDKSNSSKKNDSESYQLSLSGLLNFTDGLWSGCGEERIIVFTTNHKSKLDPALLRSGRMDMHFHMSYCSHEGFKTLASTYLGIKEHQPLFDEIKSLLQKTDVTPAQVAEELMKSEDANVALQALITRLKEIKKKKEDDKKAKDEAKVKNDTKKVDPKQLTYFI from the exons ATGAAATGGAAATACAATTCCAAATCCAAGAAGTCCAATTATTCTAGCATAGCAGGGAAAAAGCAATTCTTTGAGCTCACATTTGATGTCAAACACAAGGAAATGGTCATGGATGCGTACTTGCCTTACGTTATAGAGACATTCAAGGCTATGAAAGATGCAGAAAAGATTGTCAAGCTGCATACTCTTCCAAGGTCAGATACCTACACAATGATGAGATGGAGTGCAATCAATCTCGAACACCCTGCAGCATTCGAGACAATAGCCATGGATACCAAGCAAAAGAGATTGCTTTTGGAGGACTTGGACAGGTTTGTTAAGAGGAAAGAGTTCAATCAAAGAGTAGGAAGGGCTTGGAAAAGGGGGTATCTGCTGTATGGTCCTCCAGGGACTGGTAAATCATCCCTGATAGCTGCTATTGCTAATTATCTGAAGTTCGATATCTATGACTTGCAACTCACTCATTTGACATCGGATGTGGAATTGAGAAGAGTGTTGCTGGCAACAACAAATAAATCTATACTCGTGATTGAGGATATAGATTGTAGTCAACTGAAGCTGCAAGATAAATCGAATAGCAGTAAGAAAAATGACTCAGAAAGCTATCAG CTTTCGCTATCGGGACTACTGAACTTCACAGATGGCCTGTGGTCTGGCTGTGGAGAAGAGAGAATCATTGTATTCACTACCAATCACAAGAGTAAGCTTGACCCTGCATTGCTGCGATCAGGCCGAATGGACATGCATTTCCACATGTCCTACTGCTCACACGAGGGGTTCAAAACATTGGCCTCCACATACCTAGGCATCAAAGAACACCAACCATTGTTTGATGAGATTAAAAGCCTACTGCAGAAGACAGATGTCACTCCTGCACAAGTTGCCGAGGAGCTGATGAAGAGTGAGGATGCTAACGTTGCACTCCAAGCTTTGATCACAAGGCTAAAGGAAATTAAGAAAAAGAAGGAAGATGACAAGAAGGCCAAAGATGAAGCAAAAGTAAAGAACGATACAAAGAAAGTTGATCCTAAGCAGTTAACATATTTTATTTGA
- the LOC101291605 gene encoding protein NAP1-like, producing MAKSRQHFSSQDSSLSPTSVRSKEWEGPSRWTEYLGPEPSPMTSRSSRTAGPDGQIVQSAGVSHKGLNMQWVVQLTEVAEGLMAKMYRLNQILDYPDPVGHTFSEAFWKAGVFPNHPRLCLLLSKKFPEHYSKLQLERVDKVALDALHDNAGLHLQSLEPWVQLLLDLMAFREQALRLILDLSSTVITLLPHQNSLILHAFMDLFCSFVRVNLFSEKIPRKMMLQMYNLLHAISRNDRDCDFYHRLVQFIDGYDPPLKGLKEDLNFVSPRIGEVLEAVGPIIFLSTDTRKLRNEGFLSPYHPRYPDILTNSAHPMRAQDLANVTSYREWVLFGYLVCPDELLRVTSIDIALVVLKENLVLTLFRDEYILLHEEYQLFVLPRIIESKKMAKSGRTKQKEADLEYSVAKQVEKMISEVHEQALLSCDAIHRERRILLKQEIGRMVLFFTDQPSLLAPNIQMVFSALAFAQCEVLWYFQHVGIASSKSKAVRMVSVEIDPSDPTIGFLLDGMDHLCCLVRKYIAAIRGYALSYLSSCAGRIRFLLNTPGMVALDLDASLKSLFQQIVQHLENIPKPQGENVSAITCDLSEFRKDWLSILMIVTSSRSSINIRHLEKATVSTGKEGLLSEGNAAYNWSRCVDELESQLSKHASLKKLYFYHQHLTAVFRNTMFGPEGRPQHCCAWLGVASSFPECASPIVPEEVTKIGRDAVLYVESLIESIMGGLEGLINILDSEGGFGALENQLLPEQAASYMNSASRISITSTKSPKGAPGFPLPGHESRPENNASIKMLEAAVQRLTNLCSVLNDMEPICVLNHVFVLREYMRECILGNLRRRLLAVLKTDNDLQRPTVLELLIRRHISIIHLAEQHISMDLTQGIREVLLSEAFSGPVSSLHLFEKPEEQHTGSATEAVCNWYIENIIKDISGAGILFAPIHKCFKSTRPVGGYFADSVTDLRELKAFARIFGGYGVDRLDRLLKEHTAALLNCIDTSLRSNRDVLEAVAGSLHSGDRNEREASIKQIVDIDTVIGFCVQAGLALAFDRSLAEAAGTVLFEGAPLIHSLLAGISKHIPEEIPEKKEVRRLRGVANNVGVVDNHDSQWVRLILEEVGGANDGSWSLLPYFFAAFMTSNIWTTTAFNVDTGGFNNNIHCLARCISAVIAGSEFVRVEREYQQRQSLSNGHVGESVDSEQSRLSAEASIKSTMQLFVKFSASIILDSWSETNRSHLVAQLIFLDQLCEISPYLPRSSLEPHVPYAILRSIYSQYYTNSPNTPLALLSISPRHSPAVSLSHASPAARQPRGDSTPQYDSGYFKGSSSHGQEHIYDGGSSRSTEHRQQNYRRSGPLDYGSSRKVKFAEGSTSGNTGPSPLPRFAVSRSGPISYK from the exons ATGGCGAAATCGAGACAACATTTCTCTAGCCAAGATTCGTCATTATCACCCACTTCTGTGAGATCAAAAGAGTGGGAGGGTCCGTCGAGATGGACTGAGTACTTGGGTCCAGAACCTTCTCCCATGACATCTAGGAGCTCCAGGACTGCAGGTCCTGATGGACAGATTGTCCAAAGTGCAGGCGTGTCCCACAAAGGCTTAAACATGCAGTGGGTAGTTCAACTAACTGAAGTAGCAGAAGGTCTTATGGCTAAAATGTATAGGCTAAACCAAATTTTGGATTACCCGGATCCAGTTGGACATACATTTTCAGAAGCCTTTTGGAAAGCCGGTGTGTTCCCCAACCATCCAAGACTTTGCTTGCTACTTTCAAAGAAGTTCCCGGAGCATTATAGCAAGTTACAGCTTGAACGT GTTGATAAGGTTGCCTTGGACGCCTTGCATGATAATGCAGGGCTTCATCTACAAAGCTTGGAACCATGGGTTCAG CTGCTTCTTGACTTGATGGCATTTCGTGAACAAGCTCTACGGCTTATATTGGATCTAAGCAGTACTGTTATTACCTTGTTG CCTCACCAGAACTCGCTTATACTACATGCATTTATGGATCTCTTCTGTTCATTTGTCCGTGTTAACCTATTCTCTGAGAAG ATACCGAGGAAAATGATGCTACAAATGTATAACCTTTTGCATGCAATATCAAGAAATGACCGAGATTGTGATTTCTATCATCG GTTGGTTCAATTTATAGACGGTTATGATCCACCCTTGAAAGGATTGAAAGAAGACCTAAATTTTGTGAGCCCCCGTATTGGAGAG GTGCTAGAGGCTGTGGGTCCTATCATTTTTCTGTCAACAGATACAAGAAAGCTCCGAAACGAGGGATTCTTAAGTCCATATCATCCTCGATATCCAGACATCCTTACAAATTCTGCACACCCAATG AGAGCTCAGGATTTAGCGAATGTCACCTCGTATCGGGAATGGGTATTATTTGGGTACCTCGTTTGTCCAGATGAGCTTCTACGCGTCACTAGCATTGATATTGCTCTG GTCGTCTTGAAAGAAAATTTGGTTCTTACATTGTTCAGGGATGAG TACATACTTTTGCATGAAGAGTATCAGCTATTTGTCCTGCCACGAATTATAGAATCAAAGAAGATGGCAAAATCTGGACGTACAAAGCAAAAAGAAGCAGATTTGGAGTATAGTGTAGCAAAGCAAGTTGAGAAAATGATAAG TGAAGTGCATGAGCAAGCATTACTATCATGTGACGCCATCCACCGTGAGAGGAGGATATTACTGAAGCAAGAGATCGGAAGAATGGTACTTTTTTTCACTGATCAGCCTAGTTTGTTGGCTCCAAACATACAG ATGGTATTCTCTGCCCTGGCTTTTGCTCAATGTGAGGTCCTCTGGTATTTCCAACATGTTGGAATTGCATCATCAAAATCAAAAGCCGTTCGAATGGTGTCAGTTGAAATT GATCCAAGTGATCCAACGATTGGGTTTTTGTTAGATGGAATGGACCATCTTTGCTGTTTGGTACGCAAGTATATTGCAG CAATTAGAGGTTATGCATTGTCGTACCTTTCTTCTTGTGCTGGTAGAATCCGGTTTTTGTTAAATACCCCTGGGATGGTGGCTCTCGACTTAGATGCAAGCTTGAAAAGTCTTTTTCAGCAGATTGTTCAGCACCTTGAAAACATTCCAAAACCACAGGGTGAAAATGTATCTGCCATTACATGTGATCTATCT GAATTTCGAAAGGATTGGTTATCAATATTGATGATAGTGACATCATCCCGGTCATCTATAAACATAAGACATTTGGAGAAAGCTACAGTCTCTACAGGGAAAGAAGGCCTGCTATCAGAGGGAAATGCTGCCTACAATTGGTCCAG ATGTGTCGATGAACTGGAATCTCAATTATCAAAGCATGCGAGTCTTAAGAAGTTGTATTTCTACCATCAGCACCTTACAGCG GTCTTCAGGAACACTATGTTTGGCCCGGAAGGTCGCCCACAACATTGCTGTGCCTGGCTTGGTGTTGCAAGTAGTTTTCCAGAGTGTGCTTCCCCCATTGTTCCGGAAGAG GTAACCAAGATTGGCAGAGATGCAGTCCTTTATGTTGAATCTCTCATTGAATCTATAATGGGAGGACTGGAGGGATTAATTAACATCCTTGATTCTGAAGGAGGATTTGGTGCCCTAGAGAACCAG CTTCTTCCGGAGCAGGCCGCTTCTTATATGAATTCTGCTTCAAGAATATCAATAACTTCAACTAAATCTCCAAAAGGAGCACCGGGTTTCCCTTTGCCTGGCCATGAGAGTCGTCCTGAAAATAATGCTTCTATCAAGAT GTTAGAAGCTGCGGTGCAGAGATTGACCAACTTATGCTCAGTTTTGAATGATATGGAGCCTATATGTGTTCTAAACCATGTTTTTGTCTTAAGGGAG TACATGAGGGAGTGCATTCTTGGGAACCTTAGGAGGAGATTGCTTGCAGTACTGAAAACTGACAATGACCTCCAACGGCCTACGGTTCTTGAGTTGCTTATTCGCAGACACATCAGCATTATCCATCTGGCAGAGCAGCATATTAGCATGGACTTAACTCAGGGTATTCGAGAGGTTTTGCTCTCAGAAGCCTTCTCAGGACCAGTTTCTTCTTTGCATTTGTTTGAAAAACCAGAAGAGCAACATACAGGATCAGCCACTGAAGCTGTCTGCAACTGGTACATTGAAAATATAATCAAGGATATATCAGGTGCTGGAATCCTTTTTGCTCCAATTCACAAATGCTTCAAGAGCACAAGGCCTGTTGGTGGATATTTTGCTGATTCAGTCACTGATCTTAGAGAATTAAAGGCCTTTGCTCGCATCTTTGGTGGCTATGGAGTTGACAGGCTAGACAGATTACTGAAAGAACACACTGCTGCACTTTTAAATTGTATTGATACATCACTGAGATCAAATCGTGATGTGCTAGAGGCAGTTGCTGGTAGTCTGCATTCTGGAGACCGAAATGAAAGAGAGGCTTCAATAAAGCAGATAGTCGATATAGACACGGTGATTGGGTTTTGTGTTCAAGCTGGCTTGGCCCTGGCTTTTGACAGATCTCTAGCTGAAGCTGCTGGCACTGTACTTTTTGAAGGTGCACCCTTGATACATTCATTATTAGCTGGAATATCTAAGCATATACCTGAAGAAATACCTGAAAAGAAAGAAGTCAGGAGATTGAGAGGGGTGGCAAACAATGTTGGTGTAGTTGATAATCATGATTCCCAGTGGGTGAGATTGATCTTAGAAGAGGTTGGGGGTGCAAATGATGGGTCATGGAGCCTATTACCCTATTTCTTTGCCGCCTTTATGACATCTAATATATGGACTACCACAGCCTTCAATGTGGACACTGGGGGTTTCAATAACAATATTCATTGCTTGGCAAG GTGCATCAGTGCTGTAATTGCAGGAAGTGAGTTTGTTAGAGTGGAACGTGAATATCAGCAAAGACAATCTCTCTCAAATGGCCATGTTGGTGAATCAGTGGACTCTGAACAAAGTCGTTTGTCAGCTGAAGCAAGCATAAAATCCACAATGCAGCTTTTCGTCAAATTCTCTGCAAGCATTATACTGGATTCTTGGAGTGAAACTAATAG ATCTCATCTTGTAGCACAGCTAATTTTCCTGGACCAACTCTGCGAGATCTCACCTTATCTTCCAAGAAGCTCTCTGGAACCCCATGTTCCATATGCCATTCTTCGTTCAATATACAGCCAGTACTATACAAACTCTCCAAATACACCACTCGCATTACTAAGCATTTCACCCCGCCATTCGCCTGCTGTATCGCTCTCACATGCATCTCCCGCAGCACGACAACCCCGTGGCGACTCCACTCCTCAGTATGATTCAGGTTATTTCAAAGGATCATCATCCCATGGCCAAGAGCACATTTATGATGGTGGAAGTTCACGAAGCACTGAACACAGGCAACAGAACTATCGCCGTTCTGGGCCTTTAGATTATGGCTCAAGCCGAAAAGTTAAGTTTGCGGAGGGATCAACTTCAGGGAACACAGGTCCCAGTCCACTACCAAGATTTGCTGTCTCAAGGTCTGGTCCAATATCATACAAGTAG
- the LOC101303404 gene encoding 60S acidic ribosomal protein P2-4-like — translation MKVIAAYLLARLGGNTDPSADDLKRICGAVGAEIDGDRLELFFSQVDGKNIDELVASGKEKLALVPSSDDTSAAAPPAVVEETKEEKVEEEEEEEDDFDGPFSLFGPDN, via the coding sequence ATGAAGGTGATTGCTGCTTACTTGCTCGCTCGATTGGGAGGGAACACCGATCCTTCTGCCGATGACCTGAAGAGAATTTGCGGAGCAGTTGGAGCTGAGATTGATGGAGACAGACTTGAGTTGTTCTTCTCCCAAGTCGATGGAAAAAATATCGATGAGCTAGTTGCATCCGGAAAAGAGAAGTTGGCACTTGTGCCTTCCAGCGATGACACTAGTGCTGCAGCTCCTCCTGCTGTTGTTGAGGAGACTAAGGAAGAGAAGGTTGAAGAAGAAGAAGAAGAAGAGGACGACTTTGATGGACCTTTCAGCCTCTTCGGCCCTGACAACTAA
- the LOC101291900 gene encoding sulfiredoxin, chloroplastic/mitochondrial-like: MANFVLQVPNSLRSFTVSASASSNGSPPLSSSGSSGGGGGPVILELPVDKIRRPLMRTRANDPVKVQELMDSISEIGLQVPIDVLEVDGVYYGFSGCHRYEAHQRLGLPTIRCKIRRGTKETLRHHLR; the protein is encoded by the exons ATGGCCAATTTTGTTCTGCAAGTACCAAACAGCTTGAGGAGCTTCACTGTTTCAGCTTCTGCTTCATCTAATG GGTCTCCTCCTTTGAGTTCTAGTGGAAGTAGTGGTGGGGGTGGGGGTCCTGTGATATTGGAGCTTCCTGTTGATAAGATAAGGAGGCCTTTGATGAGAACCAGAGCTAATGATCCAGTCAAGGTTCAAGAACTAATGGATAGCATAAGTGAAATTGGCCTCCAAGTACCT ATTGATGTGCTTGAGGTCGATGGAGTTTATTACG GTTTCTCTGGCTGTCATCGCTATGAAGCTCACCAGCGTCTTGGGCTCCCAACAATACGTTGCAAAATTCGACGTGGGACGAAAGAAACTCTCCG GCATCACCTCCGCTGA
- the LOC101292193 gene encoding 14 kDa zinc-binding protein-like: MAAVTSLSLLRNCAATTVRAFVAVKASNPNFKAFLLPLQSQRSLCRVSATSNEEAAAKVAAANADSGAPTIFDKIIAKEIPSSIVYEDDKVLAFRDINPQAPVHVVIIPKNRDGLTELAKAESRHVEILGQLLYAAKKVAEKEGILDGFRVVINNGPEGCQSVYHLHLHLLGGRQMKWPPG; the protein is encoded by the exons ATGGCTGCAGTTACCTCCTTGTCTCTCTTGAG GAACTGTGCAGCAACAACAGTGAGAGCTTTTGTGGCTGTGAAAGCCTCCAACCCCAATTTCAAAGCTTTCCTTCTTCCCCTTCAATCTCAAAG GTCCCTGTGTCGTGTTAGTGCTACAAGCAATGAAGAGGCTGCTGCCAAGGTAGCTGCAGCTAATGCCGACAGTGGAGCTCCAACAAT ATTTGACAAGATTATAGCAAAGGAAATCCCATCAAGCATTGTATACGAGGATGATAAGGTCTTGGCATTTCGGGATATCAACCCGCAGGCTCCTGTGCATGTTGTAATCATCCCAAAGAATAGGGATGGGTTAACAGAGCTGGCAAAG GCTGAATCTAGGCATGTGGAAATATTGGGTCAACTTCTGTATGCTGCAAAAAAAGTTGCTGAGAAAGAAGGTATTCTCGACGGGTTTCGTGTGGTTATCAACAATGGTCCAGAGGGAT GTCAATCTGTTTATCATCTCCACTTGCATCTCCTCGGTGGGAGACAGATGAAATGGCCACCTGGTTGA
- the LOC101292487 gene encoding probable beta-1,4-xylosyltransferase IRX10L-like, protein MARNKSSLIKQTLAAIVFVIVLYAFLNTFLSPAAVSPALPSFSTISDAVVPDLIALPSSAVAPAAVKVYLHDLPTRFTYGIIEQHSLARGGRPADDVSSLKYPGHQHMGEWYLFKDLLKPESDRVGSPVARVLDPDEADLFYVPFFSSLSLIVNTNRQAAGSGERPGYSDEENQEALVEWLEAQEYWKRNNGRDHVIMASDPNALYKILDLVKNAVLLVCDFGRLKPDQGSLVKDVIVPYSHRINTYTGDISVENRNTLLFFMGNRFRKEGGKIRNLLFQLLENEEDVIVKHGTQSRESRRAATHGMHTSKFCLNPAGDTPSACRLFDSIVSLCVPVIISDSIELPFEDVVDYRKIAIFVESNTALRPGFLVSMLREITSERILEYQKELNEVKHYFQYGVPNGSVNEIWRQVAQKLPFIKLSINRDKRLVKRDLKVPDCSCVCSNQTGIITSL, encoded by the exons ATGGCCCGCAACAAATCCTCCCTCATCAAACAAACCCTCGCCGCCATCGTCTTCGTCATCGTCCTCTACGCCTTCCTCAACACCTTCCTCTCCCCCGCCGCCGTCTCCCCCGCCCTCCCCTCCTTCTCCACCATCTCCGACGCCGTCGTCCCCGACCTCATCGCCCTCCCCTCCTCCGCCGTCGCTCCCGCCGCCGTCAAGGTCTACCTCCACGACCTCCCAACGCGCTTCACCTACGGCATCATCGAGCAGCACTCGCTCGCCCGCGGCGGCCGCCCCGCCGACGACGTGTCGTCGCTCAAGTACCCCGGCCACCAGCACATGGGGGAGTGGTACCTATTCAAGGACCTCCTCAAACCCGAGTCCGACCGGGTCGGGTCGCCGGTGGCTAGGGTTTTGGATCCGGATGAGGCGGACCTGTTCTACGTGCCGTTCTTCTCCTCGTTAAGCTTGATCGTCAACACGAACCGCCAGGCCGCCGGATCGGGGGAGCGGCCGGGGTACAGCGACGAGGAGAATCAGGAGGCGCTGGTGGAGTGGCTGGAGGCGCAGGAGTACTGGAAGAGGAACAATGGACGCGATCATGTGATCATGGCCTCTGATCCAAATGCTCTGTATAAAATTCTTGATCTTGTCAAAAATGCAGTCCTGCTTGTTTGTGATTTCGGCCGGCTGAAACCGGACCAAGGCTCGCTGGTGAAGGATGTAATTGTGCCGTATTCGCACCGCATTAATACTTATACAGGAGATATCAGTGTCGAAAATCGCAACACCTTGTTGTTCTTCATGGGGAATCGGTTCCGTAAAGAG GGAGGAAAGATCCGAAATTTGCTGTTCCAGTTGCTTGAGAATGAGGAGGATGTGATAGTGAAACACGGGACTCAGTCCAGGGAGAGTCGACGGGCTGCTACACATGGGATGCATACGTCGAAGTTCTGTTTGAATCCTGCTGGTGATACTCCATCAGCTTGCCGGCTTTTTGACTCTATAGTTAGCTTGTGTGTTCCTGTGATAATCAGTGATAGCATTGAGCTGCCGTTTGAAGATGTTGTAGACTACAGGAAGATAGCTATATTTGTTGAATCCAATACGGCTTTGAGGCCGGGATTCCTGGTCTCGATGCTAAGGGAAATCACCAGTGAGAGAATCCTTGAGTATCAGAAAGAGCTGAACGAG GTGAAGCATTATTTTCAATATGGAGTACCAAATGGATCAGTGAATGAAATATGGCGCCAGGTAGCACAGAAGCTTCCTTTTATCAAGTTGTCGATCAACCGTGACAAACGCCTTGTCAAGAGGGATTTGAAGGTGCCAGACTGCTCTTGTGTCTGCTCGAACCAGACTGGGATTATAACCAGCTTATGA